CCAGGAACAACGCCCCCCCTCTGCAGACTTATACTCCATATCTCAGCTTAAACATCAACCTCCTCTGGGGGAATCGTTCCACGCAGCCTCCTCAAATTGGGTAAAGTGCCCTTATGTGTTCTCACAGCACCCAGGGTTCACCATGACCACACTGCATTACAAGTGCCTGTTACCGAGCCATCTCGCCCAAGCAAAATGGATATTGCTTGCTGTTGCCTTcctagtgcttagcacagtgccaccacacagtagatgctcaaaagATACCATTTGAAATGgataaaatgtcaaataaatgaataaacaaatgacccTGGGGGGCAAGAAATCAGCACCAGGCAGATGACCAGATTTTCACGTAGCTGGAGAGCTCCAATCTTTCCCTTTCCTTGGAAGAATGGAAGTCACCAAGCTCTAGAATTCCAATCCCCTGACTGTGCCCATCCCGTCACAAGGAGTGAAAGAAACCTAGATGGGGTGAAAATGACACAGACCCCTATTCCGTGGGAGGTGGGCACCCTGGCGTAGCAGCCAGCAGCTAACGTCCAGGTACGTGGTGCTTCCCAGACGCTCCTCACCCTCCAACCCTCATTACCAAATGTGGAAGGTTGCGTTAAAGACGTTGGTTTTCTTCAGCTTGTCCAGCTGCATCTGGGCGTAACGCATCTGGTTTTCTACACTCTTCAGCTCATCATCCAGTTCTAGCTGTTGTCGTTTAAATTCACTATATTCCCTTTGATACCTGTGAACAGCCAAGGTGACCATGAAAGGCTGTTTGGGGGCTAAAATTtctctcccaccaccccccttAATGATTTCTTCTAGTGATTATGGTCACTTCTAGTTACAGCATCTTTTACATTTGGCAAAGATCCCACTCACAGGAACATACTTGCCCTAGATGTTTTGCCTGGGAGGGACAGAAATGTCTCAAATTCCAGCTGCCCATATGGAAAACGGGGAGGAAAACAGGACTCTCCCAAACCAGGACCAGACACCTCTTGGATTTCTGATCTTTTCCAGAAACAAGGTGAGTTAGTCAATGGTGGTTTCTTCCCTGAATTTCTTCCCTGAATAGACGCCATAATTGAGCGTCTATCACTTCACCTCTATATCCTTATTGACTTTTAAATGGTTAGTATACATCATTTCTAATGGAACTAGTTACACTATCCCATGAAAAAATTAACTTTGTTCAATGTCTTTCACTTGCCCACCCTTAGTTACTGTGGACACTGCCTCCTCCACTAGACAGAGGGTTCTCTCAGGTCAAGAGCACCACTGAAATTCCTGAGCTGGAAAAGAACGAACGTGGGCCAACAGTCTCATCTCTCCAGAGGAGTATGCCGGGTTCAGTGGCTGACTCAGCCAAACGAGCCCAGGTCCCTACAGGACAGAGCTGTGACTACAGGCCTGGTTCTCGGCTCTCTGTTTAACCAACGCTTTTGCCACTTAATCATGCTGACCCTTCATACGTAATCCTCCCAACCAACCTCTACAAACAGGGCCTGGAAGCAATATGCAGGATCCAGAGCAGACATGCTGCTGAATGACAGCTCACTGCGGTTTACAAACTAATCAGACACATTCAGCTGGAAGCCATGTCCGCTCCTGGAGCCTTGAGGGCAGGAAGGTAGAAGAACAGGGTGATCACTCACTGCGCTTCCTCCTgatccaacctctcagcctcagccTGGACCTTCTCGAGATTTTCTGCCACTATCTGACGGTTCTTTTCCACATCTTCCAGCTCTTGGATCAGCCTCTCCTCCTCTAATGCCAGCTCCTTTAGCTCCATCTGGAGCTGTTCGCTGTCATCTTCATTCATTTGCTCTAAGATTTCCAAGCAGCGTCTGCCAAGGACACAGGCAGGGAAAGCTTATCAGAGGGAAACTGTTATTCCTTTTATCTGTGTGGAGCACAGCTCCTGGGTAAGGGCCACGCAGCCCCAGAGCAGTGAGAGCTCTAAGATTCAGAGCTCCGTTCCCGGGCCCAGGCTCTGCAGGTACTCACTTGTAGTTCTGACACTCATTTTCAGTGACATTGAGCTGAGTGTCCAGCTGGTCTAAAAGAGTATCTGTGCATTCCTCACATAGTGGGTGATCCACATCTGTCTGGCCTGACATGATGTCGAAAAGGTCCCCAGTGACCTGGAAGTGTGGGAGAGTCAGGGTAGGGCCTGCCCCATGCTACCTGCCCAGGCACCCCCTCTACCAGCCAGGCCCACTGCCTGACACCAGAATGAGGCAGACTTGCCTTCAGTCTTCGGCTGAGGTTCTCCATGGTGCCACCGTCGGATGCCTCCCCGATCAGAGTAAAGCTGTTGGCACTTTCTGTAGACATCATCCTGCAGACAGCCCCCCGCCCACGGGCCTCATGAGGGAGCAGAGAGGCCTCCTCCACCTACTGCAGTGCCAGTGGCAGAGACTCTCAAGCACCGGCTGAGGGGCCTCAAGGCACATACCCACTCCTAGCCCGACTGACCTCCCAAGGGTACCTCTCTCCCAAGGGAAGGCCATGCTGGTCTTCCACAGGGACACTCAGCACGAAGGTTGGCCTGGATGGACTAAGGGGGGAGACGGGGCATCAAAAACtgatatgtgtgtgtctatagcAGAAAAGTAAGGAGAATCAGGAAAGACCATTTCTTAATATTACACCCCTTGCCAGCCGCCTTCACATGCATCAATAACTAAGAACCTGAACATCTAACAACATTTGCTACCTTAAAACTTTTCGAGGGCCCATCTCTTTTATTAGTCAATCACGCTCTCAACTTTTCTCAATTCTTCATCATGAGAGATATTGTCCTTTCCCACTGTGTGAATGGCTACAGGAAAAACTCAATCAATACTGGAAAGTGATGGGCCAGGTATAAGGGAATATGTCTTTTCTGGAAGAGCCAAAAGGCTAGGTGATGATTCATCTTCATCACCTGGCTCCAGGTCTCAATTCTGGGTTTAATTAAAATTCTACTGGCCTTTGGCAAGGAACAGGGGGCTGAGGAGTAGTAGGCACCTGGCTGGGGGGATGAATCTGCGAGAGACACCATCCTGGCGAGTTTCAATAAATGGCTCCTGGGGAGGAAATAAGAGAGCATTAGAATCCTGGCAGCTTAGAGATGGAGTCTATTTCCCCAGTGGCCTCAGAACTATTTGGCTTTACCCTTGATTGATAACTACAAGACCTGAGAAACCACAGAGACTTAAGAAATGGGTGTTATATAGCCAATCCTTGGATACTTGCACTAAGAAAGGACCCTTGGTACAGACAAACCCCAAGTCCCATTTGATTTTTTGTGGGGAACAGCATTTCCTAACTATGTTATACTCTATTATATTTGCATTTACCAGTCAAGGTAGGGGAGAGAATGCCCTAAATCATGGCACAAGGAAAAAGCCAGAGCAGACTGCAATGAAGTTTACCATGGCATAGAACAAAGTAGATACTTTGTGTTTTCCATACtttgatataatttatatgtgatCAAAATCTTATGACATTGATCTCTGACAATGAAAATTATCACTCATGTTATCacgtttaaaaaaattacacattcTCTAACACTGACAACCCTTTCTAACTAGTGTAATCACACAATTCAATGTCCAAACCAAGATACTTTTGAGACTAGAGAGGAGTGGATATTAATAATTAGCTAGGACAACACCAGGTAAACCAGGAATGCCCTGGGATGACCTGTGTATCCAGGTCATCCCATCTCCCACCTATAATGGCTTATAATTCCACTTCAAATAAAGAAGAGCCTCTCTTCACATTTTTGAATGGAGGCCTCATTCAGCAACCCTGTGACCTCAGGTGCACTTCTGTGTCTCCAATGATCCACAGTGGCCTGATCATGCAGAATGTCTCATGTTAACCAGAGATCCGAAACATCTGGGGGCTCTAAGAGCACCAAGTACCCTGCAGAAATCCACCTTGCATTCCAGTGTTTTCATACCTCTCCTGAGTTAGCCTCTTCCTCCTGGGTCTCTCCTGGTTTCACCTGGGCTGTGGCAAGTAATGGAGCTAAGAGCAAGGAAAATATCGAAGCTTTCAGAAAGAGTCTTCTCAGAGCAGAAGCATGTACGACAGTATAAGAATCAGAAATATCCTCCACCTTTTTCTTAAAGTACAATTTATACAAAGAAGAATctgttgtcttttttcccttacaCCCATTAAATTGGATTAAGGGATTGTTAAATTTTTTCCAGTATAATGGTATGATTATGTCTTTAAAGAGACACCTTACCTTTCAAAAATACTTACTAAAATATTTATGGTATTTATATGTTTGGGATTTGCTTCTAAATaatttggggtgggaggggaatggATGGGGCTGTAGATGAAAACATGGTTAAATATGGAtggataattttaattaattaattaattaattaatttttggctgtgttgggtcttcgttgctgcacgcaggctttctctagttgcggcgagcgggggctattctttgctgtggcacgcgggcttctcattgcagtgttttctcttgttgcggagcacgggctctaggcacgcgggcttcagtagctgttgcacatgggctcagcagttgtggttcgcaggctctagagcgcaggctcagtagttgtggcacacgggcttagttgctccgtggcatgtgggaccttcccagaccagggctcgaacccgtgttccctacattggcaggcggattcttaaccactgcgccaccagggaagtcctcgtaTGGATAATTGTTGAAGATCAGTGATGAGTACATGGGGGTTCATCATAAACTTTGAAGTTTTCCATAACAAAAGTTAATATCCCCTTTCCCTCAGAATAAGTGGGAAGGAACATGAGAGAACTTTCTGGGAAGATGAAGGCTTTCTACATCACAATGGAAATCTAAGCTACATGAGTGCATACACTTGTCAAAAACATACAgctaaggggaattccctggcggtccagtggttaggactccgcgctctcactgccaagggcccagattcaatccctggttggggaagtaagatcccacatcccacaggctgtgtggcatagccaaaaaaaaaaagctaagattTGTAATGTATAAATCTTgacaattagggacttccctggcggtccagtggttaagactccgcacttccactgcagtgggcgcgggttccagccctggttggGGTATtgacatcccacatgctgcacggcgtggccaaacACCAAAAAACTTGACAATTAAAAATTGTCAATTCATGAcaatttaccttaaaaaaaaaaaggaagtaaagagCAAAGTAACTGAGTGGAGATGGGAGGTGAGTGGAGATGGGAGGTGAATGGAGGTATAGAGAAAACAAGAATGGCAGGATGTAgctaattgttgaagctggatgATGGATACAAGGGAGTTCACTATGCTATTCGCTTgactgtatgtttgaaatttttcataataaaaagtttaaaatatattaaagagatAATTCccctcagaaaagaaaaatcaggtattaataataatagtatttactgACTACTTTTCCCCAGCATATTCTTAAGTATTTATGGTCTGTCATATTTGATCCTTACAACTACCTTgagattgttttacattttacagataaagaaaaccaAGAGACCAGGGTTaagagagatgaagtaacttgcAAAAAGTCATTCAGCTAGTAAATGACAGGATTTAAATCTAAGCAGGTTGACTCTAGACCCATGAGCTTATTTTAACTGTCTattcagtcttttctttttttctagcttCATCTCACTTCTTGGGACTTTGAGACTCTGTTCCTCTACTTATCAGCTGTTGGCCACTGGgtgagtcacttaacctctctaagcctcaatttctcatggataaaatgataattttactACTACTCCATAGGGGTTAAAAGTAATGCATGTAACGCACTTGGTATATAAGTCCTCAACAATTGccgtttatttttaaatgtacatattcCTTTACTCTGAAACAACAGAAGCAGAAAACTAAGGACCTTTCCTTGCTATAGAAAGCTCTCAGAAGCACACAGTGTCAAAATTCTTTTATGTTCTCGATAAGAAAACAAGAAGCCAGAGAGACGACGCGACTTCTGAGGCTCACAGGGCGTGTCTGTGGCAAGCTATGTGCAGTCTTTAAGACCTTCATCTCCAAAGCTGCCCACTTTCAACGATCTTGACCACCCTCTAAGGGTCTCGCTGacctgtgagctcctggatggtgACACGGTCCAGGATCTTGAAGCTCGTGTCCAGTTTCAGGGGCTGGCTGCAGCGCTGACACACGAAGCTCACCTGCATGGTGCTGCTGGATGTCTTAGACCCCTCCATCCCTACGGCGGTGGAAAGGAGACGATGTTAGGGAGAATCGGCGGCCTTGAACCCCCGGCCCGGGGCTACCACCAGCCTAACTATTATGGTGAAGGGGTAAAATCTCCGCCCGCACCGTTCCCTGTAGGAGCGGTAGGATACCAGGCGGACCTGCTTCCGGGGCAGCCCCGGCAAAGGCAGTTTACAGCTCAAAGTCAGGGAGGGTCTGCAATAGGGGCCGTGAGGGTTCCCAGGTTCCCTTCTAAGGTAGCGGTTCAGCCCCCGACGCTCTTCATCTCGGGACTCGGAGCCCGCCACCCTGGTCCGGCCTACCGCGGGGGCACTGTGGCCTCGGGTCTGTCCGGGTGCGGGGCCTCCAGGACTGCCATCGCCCAGCCTTCAGCTACTTCCCGATCGGCCAGCGGAGGACTTCCGCCGTGACCGGACGTGACGTCACGACGGCTGCAGCTGCTCTGGGAGTCAATCTTGGTCCACTCGCTTCCGACCGGCTGCCACCTCTAGAGGCTGAGCTGGGAATCCCGGCAGGCGTCGGCCGGTGGGCTGATGTTGCGAGGGGAAGTGGAAGGACCGAGTTGGGAGGGAGTCAGGACACTCTCCCGTTTTCTAATGCAGTGACTTTTCTTcagatttgtcacttcagagcGGAGCCACTTTCATTATTCACTGCTGTGttagtttttaaagtttctcGTTGGGAGAGCTGGGCGCCCGAGAGAGTGGTAGACACACTTAGAGGGGAAAGTGAGGAGGTAAAcgttattgtttcattttatattttaaaatttcaattataaTTAGGGAAAGCCGAACACTTCAGATATTGAAACGTattatgaaattataaaactaaacCATTTTTGTCTTGGTGCAGGaatatcagtggaacagaatagagttcaAAAATAGACCAAGTGTACAGGGGGATTTAG
This is a stretch of genomic DNA from Eschrichtius robustus isolate mEscRob2 chromosome 20, mEscRob2.pri, whole genome shotgun sequence. It encodes these proteins:
- the BECN1 gene encoding beclin-1; translation: MEGSKTSSSTMQVSFVCQRCSQPLKLDTSFKILDRVTIQELTAPLLATAQVKPGETQEEEANSGEEPFIETRQDGVSRRFIPPASPSRPTFVLSVPVEDQHGLPLGERMMSTESANSFTLIGEASDGGTMENLSRRLKVTGDLFDIMSGQTDVDHPLCEECTDTLLDQLDTQLNVTENECQNYKRCLEILEQMNEDDSEQLQMELKELALEEERLIQELEDVEKNRQIVAENLEKVQAEAERLDQEEAQYQREYSEFKRQQLELDDELKSVENQMRYAQMQLDKLKKTNVFNATFHIWHSGQFGTINNFRLGRLPSVPVEWNEINAAWGQTVLLLHALANKMGLKFQRYRLVPYGNHSYLESLTDKSKELPLYCSGGLRFFWDNKFDHAMVAFLDCVQQFKEEVEKGETRFCLPYRMDVEKGKIEDTGGSGGSYSIKTQFNSEEQWTKALKFMLTNLKWGLAWVSSQFYNK